A single Microbacterium protaetiae DNA region contains:
- a CDS encoding CDP-glycerol glycerophosphotransferase family protein translates to MTEVRFEAGEAPALVLTGTGARPRAVELIGARARTVARITGRGKTWRAKVPLQAARWGGPILPLPSGDYELRVDGGELPAASVPITMLGTLRASLDDGRVSVGAPLDPAYDSWEGQAALERRYATRPNAQLENAVFFESFYGRNVSDNPRAIDAELVRRAPGVTRYWSVVDLSVAVPDGSVAVVEGSPEWWRARGAARLLVVNDWLRRRFERRGGQRVLQTWHGTPLKRLALHRGFDPRRIIAVLRESRRWDVLLAQNPYSARILRAAYAFTRRPVWVEGYPRNDVLVTGDGGATRRTLGIADDERVLLYAPTWRDDREEIVDFLDAEKLARDSGAVVLVRGHSRTLLPGKDTAGSRVIDVTAFADTAHLMAASDALITDYSSIMFDFSVTRRPMFFFTPDIAHYQGRLRDFYFDLADRAPGPLVSTQKELTRAIARHDPTAWAERYEQWRAVFNARDDGHAAERVVARILDQGFVTR, encoded by the coding sequence ATGACCGAGGTGCGCTTCGAGGCGGGCGAGGCGCCCGCACTGGTGCTGACCGGAACCGGAGCGCGGCCACGGGCAGTCGAGTTGATCGGTGCGCGGGCGCGCACGGTGGCCCGCATCACTGGGCGCGGCAAGACGTGGCGCGCGAAGGTGCCGCTGCAGGCTGCGCGCTGGGGCGGCCCGATCCTGCCGCTGCCCAGCGGCGACTACGAACTGCGCGTCGACGGAGGCGAGCTGCCCGCGGCATCCGTGCCGATCACCATGCTCGGCACGCTGCGAGCGAGTCTCGACGACGGCCGGGTGAGTGTCGGTGCGCCGCTGGACCCGGCGTACGACTCGTGGGAGGGGCAGGCGGCCTTGGAACGACGGTATGCGACCCGTCCGAATGCGCAGCTGGAGAACGCCGTCTTCTTCGAGAGCTTCTACGGGCGCAACGTCAGCGACAACCCCCGTGCCATCGACGCCGAACTGGTACGTCGTGCGCCCGGCGTCACACGGTACTGGAGCGTGGTGGACCTCTCGGTAGCGGTGCCCGACGGCTCGGTTGCTGTCGTCGAGGGCAGTCCGGAGTGGTGGCGCGCACGAGGGGCTGCCCGGCTGCTGGTGGTCAACGACTGGCTGCGACGCCGGTTCGAACGACGCGGCGGGCAGCGTGTGCTGCAGACCTGGCATGGCACACCGCTGAAGCGATTGGCGCTGCACCGCGGATTCGACCCGCGCCGCATCATCGCGGTGCTGCGCGAGTCACGCCGCTGGGATGTGCTGCTGGCGCAGAATCCCTACTCGGCCCGCATCCTTCGCGCGGCCTACGCCTTCACGCGCCGGCCGGTGTGGGTCGAGGGGTATCCGCGTAACGACGTCCTCGTGACCGGTGACGGTGGGGCTACGCGGCGCACGCTCGGCATCGCCGACGACGAGCGGGTGCTGCTGTACGCGCCCACCTGGCGCGATGATCGCGAAGAGATCGTCGATTTCCTCGATGCCGAGAAGCTCGCGCGTGACAGTGGGGCCGTCGTGCTGGTGCGCGGCCACTCCCGCACCCTGCTGCCTGGAAAAGACACCGCCGGATCACGCGTGATCGACGTCACCGCCTTCGCCGACACGGCCCACCTCATGGCGGCATCCGACGCGCTGATCACCGACTATTCCTCGATCATGTTCGACTTCTCGGTGACGCGACGGCCGATGTTCTTCTTCACCCCCGATATCGCCCACTATCAGGGTCGATTGCGTGACTTCTACTTCGACCTGGCCGACCGCGCGCCCGGTCCGCTGGTGAGCACGCAGAAGGAGCTGACCCGAGCGATAGCCCGGCACGACCCCACGGCGTGGGCCGAGCGTTACGAGCAGTGGCGCGCGGTGTTCAATGCGCGCGATGACGGTCATGCCGCCGAGCGGGTGGTGGCGCGAATCCTGGATCAGGGATTCGTCACGCGTTGA
- a CDS encoding sulfate/molybdate ABC transporter ATP-binding protein → MGIDVSGISKRFGDFTALDDVSVSLPTGRLTALLGPSGGGKSTLLRIIAGLESADEGTVRIEGEDATHLPARRRNVGFVFQHYAVFRHMTVAQNVAFGLDVRRRRALPWSTASRADKARIAARVDELLRLVHLEPFAHRLPAQLSGGQRQRMALARALAIEPAVLLLDEPFGALDAQVRKELREWLRRLHDEVPVTTVFVTHDQEEALEVADEVVVINHGRIEQIGSPEQLYDRPANDFVMGFLGDATRLHGRLVRPHDIEITRDRSRVDAVRGTVSRLLRVGYQVRVTVHTEHGEVVSVESTRPEVAGLALAEGETVFLSTGLAAAPASPDQAVLQSA, encoded by the coding sequence ATGGGTATCGATGTGAGCGGGATCTCCAAGCGCTTCGGTGACTTCACCGCCCTCGACGATGTGAGCGTCTCGTTGCCGACCGGGCGGCTGACCGCGCTGCTCGGTCCTTCCGGCGGGGGCAAATCGACGCTGCTGCGCATCATCGCGGGCTTGGAGAGCGCAGACGAAGGCACCGTGCGCATCGAAGGCGAAGACGCGACGCACCTGCCTGCGCGCCGGCGCAACGTCGGCTTCGTCTTTCAGCACTACGCCGTCTTTCGGCACATGACCGTCGCGCAGAACGTCGCCTTCGGGCTGGATGTGCGCCGGCGGCGCGCGCTGCCGTGGTCGACGGCATCTCGCGCCGACAAGGCCCGGATAGCTGCGCGCGTCGACGAGTTGCTGCGTCTCGTGCACCTCGAACCGTTCGCGCATCGACTGCCGGCGCAACTGTCCGGAGGGCAGCGGCAGCGGATGGCGTTGGCGCGCGCGCTCGCCATCGAGCCGGCCGTGCTCTTGCTCGACGAGCCGTTCGGTGCACTGGATGCCCAGGTGCGCAAAGAGCTGCGCGAGTGGCTGCGGCGCCTGCATGACGAGGTGCCGGTCACCACGGTGTTCGTGACCCATGACCAGGAAGAGGCGCTTGAGGTCGCCGACGAGGTCGTGGTGATAAATCATGGCCGCATCGAGCAGATCGGTTCTCCCGAGCAGCTCTACGATCGTCCCGCGAACGATTTCGTGATGGGCTTCCTGGGAGACGCGACCCGGCTGCACGGTCGTCTCGTGCGGCCCCATGACATCGAGATCACCCGGGATCGATCGCGCGTCGACGCCGTGCGTGGAACCGTGTCGCGGCTGCTGCGTGTGGGTTATCAGGTGCGCGTCACAGTGCACACCGAGCACGGCGAGGTGGTCAGTGTCGAGTCGACGCGCCCGGAAGTGGCCGGTCTCGCCCTCGCCGAGGGCGAAACGGTGTTTCTGAGCACCGGCCTCGCAGCGGCCCCGGCCAGTCCGGACCAGGCGGTGCTGCAGAGCGCATAG
- a CDS encoding DUF4192 family protein yields MHNDELTILRSSTGADFLATLPALIGHTVTDSLLVIPFAGKRAHGVMRIDLPPASVHATVHDRIASLALGAMSRIHWCDGVMFAVYTEETFPAGFAGHERLIARLDERFEEAGFQVKDAYCVAADGWCSWYQDDPPFDGHPLQEITASPLAAQAARARAGDELPRHDAQTTLPAPDPDTALALTLAVEDLLAGVERDAFGVPVAAALPDSIDFVERLLQRDAAETPVARLAQLTALSLQRSHRDEMMLQMAFGRKMGRRARRENERMLAKQAASGLSMDDTVRAELDTHGAAAFDMAELIIGEGATQPRPARISRAVGILRHTITHLPIELRPDLLCMLAWLNWALGSSTVAGAHLDAALAIDPEHGMATILQSLVTAGKIPQWIFTRYNNAGAALRHSQSGRITREPAAATRR; encoded by the coding sequence ATGCACAACGACGAACTGACGATCCTGCGCTCTTCGACGGGCGCCGACTTCCTCGCAACGCTGCCGGCTCTGATCGGCCATACCGTGACCGACAGTCTTCTGGTCATTCCCTTTGCCGGAAAGCGCGCGCATGGCGTGATGCGCATCGACCTTCCCCCGGCCAGCGTCCACGCCACGGTGCATGACCGCATAGCCTCGCTCGCCCTGGGCGCGATGAGCCGCATTCACTGGTGCGACGGCGTCATGTTCGCTGTCTACACTGAAGAGACCTTCCCCGCCGGCTTCGCCGGACATGAGCGGCTCATCGCGCGTCTGGACGAGCGCTTCGAAGAGGCCGGGTTCCAGGTCAAAGACGCGTACTGCGTCGCCGCCGACGGGTGGTGCAGCTGGTACCAGGACGACCCGCCATTCGACGGCCATCCGCTTCAAGAGATCACCGCCAGCCCGTTGGCCGCCCAGGCCGCACGCGCCCGAGCCGGCGACGAGCTGCCCCGTCACGACGCACAGACCACGCTGCCGGCGCCCGATCCCGACACCGCCCTCGCGCTGACCCTCGCCGTCGAAGATCTGCTCGCCGGCGTCGAACGCGATGCCTTCGGGGTGCCGGTGGCTGCCGCCCTGCCCGATTCGATCGACTTCGTCGAAAGGTTGCTGCAACGCGACGCGGCCGAGACTCCCGTGGCACGCCTCGCGCAACTGACAGCCTTGAGCCTGCAGCGCTCCCACCGCGACGAGATGATGCTGCAGATGGCGTTCGGGCGCAAAATGGGGCGGCGCGCCCGGCGAGAAAACGAGCGGATGCTGGCGAAGCAGGCCGCCAGCGGGCTGTCGATGGACGACACCGTGCGCGCCGAACTCGACACGCACGGCGCCGCCGCGTTCGACATGGCCGAGTTGATCATCGGTGAGGGCGCCACCCAACCACGGCCTGCACGCATCTCCCGGGCAGTCGGCATCCTCCGCCACACCATCACCCATCTGCCCATCGAGCTGCGACCCGATTTGCTGTGCATGCTCGCCTGGCTGAACTGGGCACTCGGATCCAGCACGGTGGCCGGTGCACACCTCGACGCCGCACTGGCCATCGATCCCGAACACGGGATGGCCACGATCCTCCAGAGCCTGGTCACCGCCGGAAAGATCCCGCAATGGATCTTCACCCGCTACAACAATGCCGGCGCGGCACTGCGTCACAGTCAGAGCGGCAGGATCACACGGGAGCCGGCAGCGGCGACCCGCCGGTGA
- a CDS encoding aminotransferase class I/II-fold pyridoxal phosphate-dependent enzyme, giving the protein MREIAGAWRRVAAGAGLLGTDGRSAPTIFAEMTALAVQTGAINLGQGFPDEDGPRVVLDTARDAIANGANQYPPGRGIPQLREAIAEHQQRFYGLHLDPDRDVVVTAGATEAIAAALLALVDGSDDEVVVFEPYYDSYAACVALAGARLVTVPLRWPDFSPDLDALRAAVSDRTRVILVNDPHNPTGTVFSAHVRDEIVRLADRHDAIIVTDEVYEHLAFDAAHVPIATLPGAAERTLSISSGGKTFSVTGWKIGWISGPAELVDAVLAVKQFLTYVNGAPFQPAIAAGLGLPGAFFTGIASALREKRDLLGEGLAAAGFAVSQPQGSYFTVADAAPLGAHDAGEFCRELPRRAGVVAIPLTAFVTTEHRADYATLVRFAACKRVEVIEEAAGRLRTAV; this is encoded by the coding sequence GTGCGAGAGATAGCGGGCGCGTGGCGCCGCGTTGCGGCCGGCGCGGGACTGCTCGGCACCGATGGCCGCAGTGCCCCGACGATCTTTGCCGAGATGACAGCGCTGGCAGTACAGACCGGGGCCATCAACCTCGGTCAGGGATTCCCCGACGAAGACGGGCCCCGCGTCGTGCTCGACACCGCCCGAGACGCCATCGCGAATGGCGCGAACCAGTATCCGCCGGGGCGCGGCATCCCGCAATTGCGCGAGGCGATAGCAGAGCACCAGCAGCGCTTCTACGGCCTGCACCTGGATCCCGACCGCGATGTGGTGGTCACCGCCGGTGCGACCGAGGCGATTGCCGCGGCGCTGCTCGCGCTCGTGGACGGCAGCGACGACGAGGTGGTCGTCTTCGAGCCCTATTACGACTCGTATGCTGCGTGCGTGGCCCTGGCCGGGGCCCGGCTGGTGACCGTCCCCCTGCGCTGGCCCGACTTCTCCCCCGATCTCGACGCGTTGCGGGCCGCGGTCTCAGATCGCACCCGAGTCATCCTCGTGAACGACCCGCACAACCCCACCGGCACCGTGTTCAGCGCCCACGTGCGCGACGAGATCGTCCGCCTCGCAGATCGTCATGACGCGATCATCGTCACCGACGAGGTCTACGAGCATTTGGCCTTCGATGCTGCGCACGTGCCGATCGCCACGCTGCCGGGCGCCGCCGAGCGCACCTTGTCGATCTCGTCGGGGGGTAAGACGTTCTCGGTCACGGGATGGAAGATCGGGTGGATCTCGGGACCGGCTGAACTGGTGGATGCGGTGCTGGCGGTCAAGCAGTTCCTCACCTACGTCAACGGCGCGCCATTTCAACCCGCGATCGCCGCCGGACTGGGTCTGCCCGGCGCCTTCTTCACCGGCATCGCCTCGGCTCTGCGCGAGAAGCGGGACCTCCTCGGCGAGGGTCTGGCAGCGGCGGGCTTCGCCGTCTCACAACCGCAGGGGTCGTATTTCACGGTGGCGGATGCCGCGCCGCTGGGTGCGCACGACGCGGGTGAGTTCTGCCGCGAACTGCCACGGCGGGCCGGTGTCGTGGCCATTCCGCTGACCGCTTTCGTCACCACCGAGCATCGCGCCGACTACGCCACGCTCGTGCGCTTCGCCGCATGCAAGCGGGTCGAGGTCATCGAGGAGGCCGCCGGGCGCCTGCGCACCGCGGTGTGA
- a CDS encoding S1C family serine protease, with protein MSENQDIRPEENSASSIPPVPPLPSTAASSAAPGAASSVPPATPAAAPSTPAGAPSTPAAAPTGGVRPQAAPAFPSHPAPADTSSPTLPYPGQGFGIPLTAQSGVTPPAPEKKKSGAGKVVGLLVAAALVGGAAGVGTSWAAPNLWGPTGASSTAAGPQVVTVNNTDSVNATAAIATKVVPSVVTINVTAGQSGGTGSGVVLSKDGYVLTNTHVVTLDGESGSATISVTTSDGHIYQAKIVGTDPVYDLAVIKLEGATDLTPITWGDSSNLNVGDQTVAIGAPLGLSNTVTTGIVSALNRSIEIASSAAPDSGQSDGDNDGEQGDNPFFFDFGQGQGQSQQTTDTIKIAVIQTDAPINPGNSGGALVNNKGELVGINVAIASAGSTSTSEQSGSIGVGFSIPSDIAHRVANDLMKDGKTTHGLLGASVRDASSVEGSTITGAYIVDVTDGGGAAAAGLRAGDIVTKFNDVPVTGAVDLTAQVRALATGSKADVTFVRDGQTKTTEVTLGTLAE; from the coding sequence ATGAGTGAGAACCAGGACATCCGTCCCGAGGAGAACTCCGCATCGTCGATCCCGCCGGTGCCGCCGTTGCCGTCGACGGCCGCATCGTCTGCAGCGCCGGGTGCGGCATCCTCCGTGCCACCAGCCACCCCGGCTGCCGCGCCGAGCACCCCGGCTGGCGCACCGAGCACCCCGGCTGCCGCGCCGACCGGTGGCGTTCGTCCGCAGGCAGCGCCTGCCTTCCCGTCGCACCCGGCGCCGGCCGACACGAGCTCGCCGACTCTGCCCTACCCCGGTCAGGGCTTCGGCATTCCGCTGACCGCGCAGTCGGGCGTGACCCCGCCTGCCCCCGAGAAGAAGAAGTCGGGCGCGGGCAAGGTGGTCGGCCTTCTGGTCGCGGCCGCGCTGGTCGGGGGCGCGGCAGGCGTGGGCACCTCGTGGGCTGCTCCCAACCTCTGGGGACCCACGGGCGCCTCGTCGACGGCGGCGGGTCCCCAGGTCGTGACGGTGAACAACACCGACAGCGTCAATGCCACAGCGGCCATCGCCACCAAGGTCGTGCCCAGCGTCGTGACCATCAACGTCACGGCCGGGCAGAGCGGCGGCACCGGGTCAGGTGTCGTGCTGAGCAAAGACGGTTACGTGTTGACGAACACGCACGTGGTCACGCTCGACGGTGAGAGCGGCAGCGCGACGATCTCGGTCACCACCTCGGACGGCCACATCTACCAGGCCAAGATCGTCGGCACCGACCCGGTCTACGACCTTGCCGTCATCAAGCTGGAAGGCGCCACCGATCTCACCCCGATCACCTGGGGTGACTCCTCGAACCTGAATGTCGGCGACCAGACGGTGGCCATCGGCGCCCCGCTGGGGCTGTCGAACACCGTGACCACCGGCATCGTGAGTGCACTGAACCGATCAATCGAGATCGCGTCGTCTGCCGCCCCCGACAGCGGCCAGAGTGATGGTGACAACGACGGCGAGCAGGGCGACAACCCCTTCTTCTTCGATTTCGGCCAGGGGCAGGGTCAGTCGCAGCAGACCACCGACACCATCAAGATCGCGGTGATCCAGACCGATGCACCGATCAACCCCGGCAACTCGGGGGGCGCACTGGTCAACAACAAGGGCGAGCTGGTCGGCATCAACGTCGCCATCGCATCGGCCGGCAGCACATCGACATCGGAACAGAGCGGGTCGATCGGGGTCGGCTTCTCGATCCCCTCCGACATCGCCCACCGGGTGGCCAACGATCTGATGAAGGACGGCAAGACAACGCATGGTCTGCTGGGGGCGAGTGTGCGTGATGCGTCCAGCGTCGAGGGCTCGACGATCACCGGCGCCTACATCGTCGACGTGACCGATGGCGGCGGCGCCGCGGCGGCCGGACTGCGCGCCGGCGACATCGTGACGAAGTTCAACGACGTGCCCGTCACCGGGGCCGTCGACCTCACCGCGCAGGTGCGGGCGCTGGCCACCGGCAGCAAGGCCGATGTCACCTTCGTGCGCGACGGACAGACCAAGACCACCGAGGTCACCCTGGGCACGCTCGCCGAGTGA
- a CDS encoding glycosyltransferase, translating to MPVLNEADYLEAAVHTILSQEVDGPAEIVLALGPSTDGTTAIAHRLAASDRRILLVDNPGADIPMGLNLAIRASHHPTIVRVDAHSELSPGYVTAALATLSRTRAANVGGVMRADGRTPFQRAVARAYNSPIGLGGGAYHGGAQAGEAESAYLGVMRRSVLEEVGLFDETVRRGEDWELNLRIRRAGYRVWFDPALSVTYWPRESWTRLARQFRATGAWRGELVRRYGRRNSLRFFAPPALVVAVLLAIVVGVLQAARVLGGWVSVLAGLVYLPVLAYLVLLGVVSAGSGGGTGWRDRLWTLAVLPTMHLAWGVGFLSGLVAGAGGTVDTSRLGSRNTPLP from the coding sequence ATGCCCGTGCTCAACGAGGCCGACTACCTTGAGGCGGCCGTGCACACGATCCTTTCTCAGGAGGTCGACGGCCCCGCCGAGATCGTCCTGGCGCTGGGGCCCTCCACCGACGGCACCACGGCCATCGCCCACCGGCTTGCGGCATCCGATCGACGAATTCTGCTCGTCGACAACCCGGGTGCCGACATCCCGATGGGGCTCAACCTCGCGATACGGGCCAGCCACCATCCGACCATCGTGCGGGTCGACGCGCATTCCGAGCTGTCCCCCGGCTATGTCACGGCCGCCCTTGCCACTCTCTCGCGCACACGGGCGGCCAACGTCGGCGGGGTCATGCGCGCAGACGGCCGCACCCCGTTCCAGCGGGCGGTCGCACGCGCCTACAACTCACCCATCGGGTTGGGCGGCGGCGCGTACCACGGCGGCGCGCAGGCGGGCGAGGCGGAATCGGCGTACCTCGGCGTCATGCGCCGCTCGGTGCTCGAAGAGGTCGGGCTCTTCGACGAGACGGTCCGACGCGGCGAAGACTGGGAGCTCAACCTGCGCATCCGCCGGGCGGGCTACCGGGTCTGGTTCGATCCTGCGCTGTCGGTGACCTATTGGCCCCGCGAGAGCTGGACGCGGCTCGCCCGACAGTTCCGAGCCACCGGCGCGTGGCGCGGGGAGCTGGTGCGGCGGTACGGGCGACGGAACTCGCTGCGATTCTTCGCCCCACCGGCCCTGGTGGTCGCCGTGCTCCTCGCGATCGTGGTGGGCGTCTTGCAGGCTGCACGGGTGCTGGGCGGCTGGGTGTCGGTGCTGGCGGGTCTCGTCTATCTTCCGGTTCTGGCCTACCTCGTCCTTCTCGGGGTCGTGTCGGCTGGGAGCGGCGGCGGGACGGGATGGCGCGACAGGCTGTGGACGCTCGCGGTGCTGCCGACCATGCACCTGGCGTGGGGGGTCGGGTTTCTGTCCGGCCTGGTCGCCGGTGCCGGTGGCACCGTGGACACCTCGCGCCTGGGCTCGCGCAACACCCCGCTGCCGTGA
- a CDS encoding sulfate ABC transporter permease encodes MTDTTSRRRAPASPAVWVVRAIVGAYLFLLVGWPTAFLLRHTFADGLHALTVALSDPDVVHALTLTLQTATMAVAINLVFGVGMSLLLARYDFVGKRLLSWLIDLPLAASPVVVGLALLLVYSPVYGWFGPALRTAGIEVAFATPGIVMATCFVALPLIIREVVPVLTELGDDQEQAARSLGAGAWQTFCRITLPGIRWALAYGVVLSLARSLGEFGAVKVVSGHVIGQTATATIAVESAYQNNHTDQAYAIAFVLVFAAVLCLIAVALLHRQDAREKG; translated from the coding sequence GTGACTGACACGACATCGCGACGACGTGCGCCCGCGTCGCCGGCCGTCTGGGTTGTGCGTGCCATCGTGGGCGCCTACCTGTTTCTGTTGGTCGGATGGCCCACGGCGTTTCTGCTGCGCCACACCTTCGCCGATGGGCTGCACGCGCTCACCGTCGCGCTGTCGGATCCCGACGTCGTGCACGCGCTCACGCTGACCTTGCAGACGGCGACGATGGCGGTGGCGATAAACCTGGTGTTCGGAGTCGGCATGTCGCTGCTGCTGGCCCGCTACGACTTCGTGGGCAAGCGGCTGCTGTCGTGGCTGATCGATCTGCCCCTCGCCGCCTCGCCCGTGGTCGTCGGTCTCGCGCTGCTGCTGGTCTACAGTCCGGTCTACGGGTGGTTCGGGCCCGCCTTGCGCACAGCGGGCATCGAGGTGGCCTTCGCGACGCCGGGGATCGTGATGGCCACCTGCTTCGTCGCGCTGCCTCTGATCATCCGTGAGGTGGTACCGGTGCTCACCGAGCTCGGCGACGACCAAGAGCAGGCGGCACGCAGCCTCGGCGCCGGCGCCTGGCAGACGTTCTGCCGTATCACCCTTCCCGGCATCCGCTGGGCCCTAGCCTACGGCGTGGTGCTCAGCCTCGCCCGCTCGCTCGGCGAGTTCGGCGCGGTGAAGGTGGTCTCCGGCCACGTCATCGGGCAGACCGCCACCGCCACCATTGCGGTGGAAAGCGCGTACCAGAACAACCACACCGATCAGGCCTACGCGATCGCCTTCGTGCTGGTGTTCGCCGCCGTGCTCTGCCTGATCGCCGTCGCGCTCTTGCATCGGCAGGATGCGCGCGAGAAGGGATGA
- a CDS encoding carbon-nitrogen hydrolase family protein, with protein MPSTDTVAVAVAQFAPTGDAAANLREIERLAVVAVNRGARVVVFPEYSSAFVEPFDESLAALAQDLHGPFTAALTQLAARLDLHLVAGLLERGADGRKVRNTVAAVGAAGVVASYRKLHLYDAFGQRESDWVEAGGICDPETFTVSGVRFGLQTCYDLRFPEVTRRIVDAGADAVLVPAEWVRGPLKEHHWRTLLQARAIENTVYVAGADHPPPLGVGNSAVVDPQGLVTAAVGTTTDVAVAHLDPAVLQAVRRTNPVLRQRRFEVVPRA; from the coding sequence ATGCCCTCCACCGACACGGTCGCCGTCGCGGTCGCGCAGTTCGCCCCGACCGGTGACGCCGCCGCGAATCTGCGGGAGATCGAGCGCCTGGCCGTGGTCGCTGTGAACCGCGGCGCGCGGGTGGTGGTCTTCCCGGAGTACTCCAGTGCCTTCGTCGAGCCGTTCGACGAGTCGCTGGCCGCGCTCGCACAGGATCTGCACGGACCTTTCACCGCGGCGCTGACGCAGCTGGCCGCACGCCTTGACCTGCACCTGGTGGCAGGGCTGCTCGAACGCGGTGCCGACGGCCGAAAGGTGCGCAACACCGTGGCAGCTGTCGGGGCAGCGGGGGTGGTGGCCAGCTACCGCAAGCTGCATCTGTACGACGCGTTCGGGCAGCGAGAATCCGACTGGGTTGAAGCCGGCGGAATCTGTGACCCTGAGACCTTCACGGTCTCGGGAGTGCGATTCGGGCTGCAGACCTGCTACGACCTGCGCTTTCCTGAGGTCACACGACGAATCGTCGATGCCGGCGCCGACGCCGTGCTGGTGCCGGCCGAGTGGGTGCGTGGCCCGCTCAAAGAGCACCACTGGCGTACTCTGCTGCAGGCACGCGCCATCGAGAATACGGTGTATGTCGCCGGTGCTGATCATCCGCCGCCGCTGGGCGTCGGCAATTCGGCCGTCGTCGACCCGCAGGGGCTGGTGACAGCCGCAGTGGGGACGACCACGGATGTCGCCGTTGCCCACCTGGATCCGGCTGTACTGCAGGCGGTGCGCCGAACCAATCCGGTGCTGCGCCAGAGGCGGTTCGAGGTCGTTCCGCGCGCGTGA
- a CDS encoding CDP-glycerol glycerophosphotransferase family protein — protein MASFSFGAGNAAKLLRIPLYAAGRLATVFIPRSADEWVFGCGAGIGDGALALWNEAAAQHPSVWLVGSEREERDAAARGIRTVRRHSVRGFWRTARARVAVVTHGFGDVNRYAIAGAFIVQLWHGIPLKRIGLDSPETVQLPAVVRRLPAAAVLRALLRLLYRRTTRQIDLIPAASHIVRGRLESAFSLSDAHVPVTGEPRVDVLSRGDAAGRRSAARALIAQAVGEIGDRPLVLYAPTWRDGAADAAIPDPAAWEQIIAMLEKHDAVLLVRSHPLGVGRYVPPQPTQCVRMLGSDLVADVAPLLPGMDVMITDYSSLVFDAALVPLPAVFFAPDLDDYLARRGMYGTYADVAGPDWAQDWAAAVAQIDAVLGDERVRAERIARARALGEALHAFADGGSAARVHAAIIARTRRVRKGAR, from the coding sequence GTGGCGTCCTTCTCGTTCGGCGCGGGAAACGCGGCCAAGCTTCTGCGGATACCCCTGTATGCGGCCGGCCGTCTCGCGACCGTGTTCATTCCGCGATCCGCCGATGAATGGGTGTTCGGGTGCGGCGCCGGTATCGGCGACGGCGCCCTGGCACTGTGGAACGAGGCCGCGGCGCAGCATCCCTCAGTCTGGCTCGTCGGATCCGAGCGCGAAGAACGCGACGCCGCCGCCCGGGGGATCCGCACCGTTCGCCGACACTCGGTGCGCGGATTCTGGCGTACCGCGCGGGCGCGTGTCGCGGTGGTCACGCACGGGTTCGGCGACGTGAACCGCTATGCGATAGCCGGGGCCTTCATCGTGCAGCTGTGGCACGGGATTCCCCTCAAGCGAATCGGACTGGACTCACCCGAGACGGTGCAACTACCCGCGGTGGTGCGGCGCCTGCCGGCCGCCGCCGTGCTACGGGCCCTGCTGCGTCTGCTGTATCGGCGCACGACGCGGCAGATCGATCTCATCCCGGCCGCGTCGCACATCGTGCGCGGGCGGCTCGAATCGGCGTTCTCGCTTTCCGACGCCCACGTGCCGGTGACCGGGGAACCGCGGGTGGACGTATTGTCGCGGGGGGATGCCGCGGGTCGGCGCAGCGCGGCGCGGGCACTGATCGCCCAGGCGGTGGGTGAGATCGGTGATCGCCCCCTCGTGCTGTACGCGCCCACCTGGCGCGACGGCGCCGCCGATGCGGCGATCCCCGATCCGGCCGCGTGGGAGCAGATCATTGCGATGCTCGAGAAGCATGACGCGGTGTTACTCGTGCGCTCGCATCCCCTCGGGGTCGGCCGGTACGTGCCGCCGCAGCCCACGCAGTGCGTGCGGATGCTGGGCAGCGACCTTGTCGCCGACGTCGCACCTCTGCTGCCGGGCATGGACGTGATGATCACCGATTATTCATCGCTCGTGTTCGACGCGGCACTGGTCCCGCTTCCCGCTGTCTTTTTCGCGCCCGATCTCGATGACTATCTCGCCCGACGCGGTATGTACGGGACCTACGCCGATGTGGCCGGCCCGGACTGGGCCCAAGACTGGGCGGCAGCGGTCGCGCAGATCGACGCCGTGCTCGGCGACGAGCGGGTGCGTGCCGAACGCATCGCTCGGGCGCGTGCGCTCGGCGAGGCACTGCACGCCTTCGCCGACGGCGGCAGTGCTGCCCGGGTGCACGCGGCGATCATCGCACGCACGCGTCGCGTGCGGAAGGGGGCACGATGA